In the genome of Bacillus thuringiensis, the window TAAAAGATAATTACTTGTTATCTATAAAACAATACAAACCTATTTAAGGGAGGATATTTACAATGACTAAAGAACAAATCATTGAAGCAGTTAAATCTATGACTGTATTAGAACTTAACGACTTAGTAAAAGCTATCGAGGAAGAATTCGGCGTAACTGCTGCTGCTCCTGTAGCTGTAGCTGGTGGCGCTGGTGAAGCTGCTGCTGAAAAAACTGAGTTTGACGTAGTACTTGCAAGTGCTGGCGCTCAAAAAATCAAAGTTATCAAAGCTGTACGTGAAATCACTGGTCTTGGCTTAAAAGAAGCTAAAGAATTAGTTGACAACACTCCAAAAGCAATCAAAGAAGGCGTTTCTAAAGAGGAAGCTGAAGAAATGAAAGCTAAACTTGAAGAAGTTGGCGCTGCTGTAGAAGTTAAGTAATTAACTTTTGATGCTTTAAAAAAAGCTCGCTCTCATGCGAGCTTTTTTTTTAACTGTAAAGAAAAGAGGTGGCCATATGGCAGACCATTATTTTTCTAACGACCCTTCTAGTAAAAGTGATCGTAAACGATGGGAATTTCCACTTCGTGGATCTCAATTTACTTTTTTATCTGACCATGGGGTGTTTTCGAAAAACGAGGTGGACTTTGGTTCCCGTCTTTTAATTGAAGCGTTTCAAATGCCGGATATTAAAGGTGATATATTAGACGTAGGTTGTGGATACGGTCCTATTGGTTTGTCGTTAGCGAAAGAGTTTCAAGGTTGTGAAGTTCACATGGTGGATGTGAATGAAAGGGCGCTTGGGCTTGCGAAAGAAAATGCCGCTAATAACAGAATCGAGAATATACGTATTTTTCAAAGTAGCGTCTATGAAAATGTAGATGGCAAGTATGCTGCTATTCTATCTAACCCTCCAATTCGTGCGGGTAAAGATATCGTACATGAGATTTTAGAAAAAGCTGTGGAGTATTTAGTTCCAGGTGGAGAACTTTGGATTGTTATTCAAAAGAAGCAAGGTGCACCATCTGCGCTGAAAAAACTAGAAGAAGTATTTTCTGAAGTTGAGGTTGTAGAAAAGAAAAAAGGATATTATATCATAAAATCAAAAAAACGTTGACGGTTATTTTTGGCTATGTTAACATTATACAATGCCAATATATGATTTTCTGCGTTGAGAAAGATGTATATTTTTGTTTCTCTTGGAAAAGATAGTAAAATCAGCAGATTATGAAACAGAATGATGGTTTTCTTATAGAAGCCATTTTTCTTTTTTGAGCAGGTAGAAAGACTCAACGTATTTATCTTTAAGAGAAAAAGACTACGCTAATAGCAGTAGTTGTATTTATTTGTGATTTTGCACAAATTTTTTTGTGCATTTATAATACTCATGATTTGAGGGGTGAAGCAGTTGACAGGTCAACTAGTTCAATACGGACGCCACCGCCAACGAAGAAGTTATGCCCGTATTAGTGAAGTATTAGAGTTACCAAATCTTATCGAAATTCAAACCTCTTCTTATCAGTGGTTTCTTGATGAGGGTTTGCGAGAAATGTTCCAAGACATTTCTCCGATTGAAGACTTTACGGGAAATCTATCGCTTGAATTTATCGACTACAGCTTAGGTGAACCTAAATACTCTGTAGACGAATGCAAAGAGCGTGATGTGACGTATGCAGCACCACTTCGTGTAAAAGTGCGTCTAATCAACAAGGAAACTGGTGAAGTAAAAGAACAAGATGTGTTCATGGGAGATTTCCCACTCATGACAGAGACTGGAACATTCGTAATTAACGGTGCAGAACGTGTTATCGTTTCCCAGTTAGTTCGCTCTCCAAGCGTATACTATAGTGGCAAAGTGGATAAAAACGGAAAACGTGGTTTTACTGCTACTGTAATTCCAAACCGCGGAGCTTGGTTAGAG includes:
- the rplL gene encoding 50S ribosomal protein L7/L12 yields the protein MTKEQIIEAVKSMTVLELNDLVKAIEEEFGVTAAAPVAVAGGAGEAAAEKTEFDVVLASAGAQKIKVIKAVREITGLGLKEAKELVDNTPKAIKEGVSKEEAEEMKAKLEEVGAAVEVK
- a CDS encoding class I SAM-dependent methyltransferase, with translation MADHYFSNDPSSKSDRKRWEFPLRGSQFTFLSDHGVFSKNEVDFGSRLLIEAFQMPDIKGDILDVGCGYGPIGLSLAKEFQGCEVHMVDVNERALGLAKENAANNRIENIRIFQSSVYENVDGKYAAILSNPPIRAGKDIVHEILEKAVEYLVPGGELWIVIQKKQGAPSALKKLEEVFSEVEVVEKKKGYYIIKSKKR